The Thermodesulfobacteriota bacterium sequence CGGAGGGTAGGCACAGGCCCCGGGCAAACAGCTCCTCGCTCACGGCGCCGCTGCGGACCCGGCAATCCCGGAACACCCGCTGAAGGTGCATGGGCTTCCACGCCGGGCGGAAATCGATGCTCTCTGCCTCCAGCACTAGGCGGATGGTCCAACTCGGGCTCCCGGGCGAAGGCCGCGCAGTGGACACTTCGGACCCTCGTTGCCCGCGCCGCTTTTCTCACCGCGCCCAGTTCTCGACGTCGAGCCCCTGGACTCGGCTGAACTCCCCCACGTTGTTCGTGACCAGAGTAAACCCGCAGGCCAGCGCGTGGGCGGCGATCAGAAGGTCGAGGCTCCCGATCGTCTGTCCCCTCCGCTCCAGATCGGAACGGACGCGGCCATAGGCCTCCGCTGCCCGCGTATCGAACGAGACAACCTCGATCAGTTCGCCCAGCCGTCGCAGCGTGGCGAGGTTGGCCTCGACTTCCCGGCTCTTCAGCGCACCGCACATGAGTTCTGCAAAGGTGATGGCCGACATGCAAATGCCGCCGGCTTCGACCATCGACAGGCGCTCGAGAACCTGCCGCGGCTTCTTTTTGACGGTGTAGATGCAGATATCCGTATCCAGCATGTACATCACAAGATCTCTCGTGTCTGATCCGAGGGCTGCTGGCGGCCCTGTTCCATGAAGTCATCCGGCAGCGACGTCAATAGCTCGAATACTTCTGAAAGGCCTTGTCGCTTTTCCCGAAGAACGATCTCGTCGCCGCGCCGGTGGATTTCGACCTCGCTGCCCCTAACCCGGAACCCCTTCGGCAAGTGCACAAGCTGTGCTCCGCTCTGCTCTACAACCCTCGCCGTTGCCATGGGCCCTCCTCCTTGCTGCAGTTTGCTGCTCCTACGTTGCGTCTCCATCATAGCACAGGCG is a genomic window containing:
- a CDS encoding AbrB/MazE/SpoVT family DNA-binding domain-containing protein; translated protein: MATARVVEQSGAQLVHLPKGFRVRGSEVEIHRRGDEIVLREKRQGLSEVFELLTSLPDDFMEQGRQQPSDQTREIL
- a CDS encoding DegT/DnrJ/EryC1/StrS family aminotransferase codes for the protein MSTARPSPGSPSWTIRLVLEAESIDFRPAWKPMHLQRVFRDCRVRSGAVSEELFARGLCLPSGTAMTEGDLGRVVEGVRRTGRAGCRVPGSVSGVS
- a CDS encoding type II toxin-antitoxin system VapC family toxin, with the translated sequence MYMLDTDICIYTVKKKPRQVLERLSMVEAGGICMSAITFAELMCGALKSREVEANLATLRRLGELIEVVSFDTRAAEAYGRVRSDLERRGQTIGSLDLLIAAHALACGFTLVTNNVGEFSRVQGLDVENWAR